The region GCACTTGGTCGAGCAGCTCGATTTGGTCGTCCTTGCGCCATTCGTGAAAATGGCAGACGTTGTATCCGTTCTCTTCTCCTTCAAACCAGTTGACCCAAATGTCGTGCAGATAAAGCATGAGAGACCCCTCACTTCCAGACGTGTTTGTCCATCAGTATAGGCAGAGGAGGAGAATTTTATTCCATTTCATCCTCTTTTCCCCTCTAGGGGCTGCGGCTTGGAAACGTCAAGCTCCCCCACATCAAAAGAAGGCCAATAGGGAATAAATAACATTCCACCCTTGTCGAAATATAAGATAAATATTCGCTAAAACCTCGCTCTGGAGTGATGATGTTCAAATAGGCGATCACCATCATGCCGCCGACGACCGAAAAACCGAAGCCGACCAAATAAAAAAACAGGCGGACCACCGGGCTTTCCCTTCCTTCTTGTCCACGTCCTTGTTCTACATATATGTCGTCGCCATGGACAACATGCCTGTTTGCGCCCGATGCCCCATAAGATTCTTGTGATCACCGGACAGCGTCGGTCACCATGCGGTTTCGAGCTAAGACGCTCCTTGCTGTTCGCCTGAAAAGCCCGCCAACTCCGCGATGTCTTTCGCTTCCATCGTCATCAATTGGGCGAGCGAATATCCTCTTTCTAGGCAACGACGGACGATGGCATACCCAACGGCATAGCCCCCCATTTTCGGATGCCATCCATGTCCGTACAAAATGCGGGAAGTATGTGGATGCGAAACAGGCAAATGGTGGTTCGGGACAATATAGCGCCGCCAAAACCGTTCCATCTCTCGATCGGTGTAATACTTCGTCCAGACCGCGCACTGCTCGGCGCCGATCATCTCGGCGACGGCATGTTCCGCCAATCCTTCCATAACGACTGCATCCAGCAACGTCGCATCTTCGCCTTCATTCGGCAACTGTTTGAGACGGCATACATGGTTGTATTCATGCACCACCAACGCAGCGATCTCCTCGTCGCAATGATCAGGCAGCAAGAAGAAAAACAATTTATCGGCAAACGCCACCCCGCCTTTTCCTTGGAACTCGCGCGCAAGCTTCCGATTTTCATCATCAGCCGGCAGCAAAAATACCGGAACGTCTGGTCCTTTCCATATCCGCCTTTGCCGTTCGTACAAACGGCCAAGACGTTCCCAAAGACGGCGCTCTTTCATCTCCGGCAAAAGCCGCTCGGCCTGCCGGGCGCTTCGGTACATGCCATACAGC is a window of Geobacillus kaustophilus DNA encoding:
- a CDS encoding DUF2268 domain-containing protein, whose product is MGLLPTDRWLEEDEGDPLRLCARLAPLFGKMPAREIYSYLRLYGMYRSARQAERLLPEMKERRLWERLGRLYERQRRIWKGPDVPVFLLPADDENRKLAREFQGKGGVAFADKLFFFLLPDHCDEEIAALVVHEYNHVCRLKQLPNEGEDATLLDAVVMEGLAEHAVAEMIGAEQCAVWTKYYTDREMERFWRRYIVPNHHLPVSHPHTSRILYGHGWHPKMGGYAVGYAIVRRCLERGYSLAQLMTMEAKDIAELAGFSGEQQGAS